CCGTCCAAAGCCAGGCTCATCCGCTGGCTGCCGGTTCTGACGCTCCGGTTTGTGATTCGGGACATCCCGCTGCTGGGCTACTGGCAGTTCAGCACCCGCGCCGTACAGACCACCATTCCGAACCTGCGCAACAAATTTGACGAGTACATCAAGCTATTTGGTAGCGTACAATACCTGCCGTTTTTGCTGAAAGTCAAGAAGGTGAAGTCCAATAAACCGGGGATGGTCTACCAGTATCCGATTGTCGATCTGGTGCCGCAATTTTCCTTCGAAACCGCCCACCGCCTGGCCCGCTACCTCCGCGAAAACCCGAACGCCGACGCCAGCCACTGGCTAAACGAGCAGGGCGACAAACCCCAGCAGTTATCGTCGGCGGAGGAATAATTTAGTAGCTAAAAGTGAATCAACATGAATAGAAGTATACTATTATTAGCATTTATCTCACTAATAATTGCTTCTTTATTTATCTCTTATGTTTCATTCATTAGTAGAGAATGGGAAACATTAACGGCCTTTATATCTTTAACAATTGCAATTATTTCTGCTTGGGTCGCCTATGAAACCTTCTATATTCAAAACCAATCTAAAAGGCCACAAATTGTTCTTACTATAGACTCCCAGAGCCGCCATAGCTTACTTCAACTTGTTTGTCAAAATTTAGGCGAAAAACCAGCATTCAACATTGACATTTCATGGAATAGGCCATTAAAAGACTCAAATGAAACCCTTATAACATTTAAGCCAAGCCCGGAAATAGTTGATTGTGAAATTCCTGTTTTAAATTCAAAAGAAAAAGTTTCAGTTATGATCGATGAGATAAATAGGTTTTACAAGCACTTCAAAGACAATAGTATGTATTACTCTGGAATAATTTCTTTTCAAGAATCCTTAACTAGTAATAAGAAAACATCTTACAATTTTCAATTTTCGTTTGAACAATACTCCAAGACCTTAATTTCGGAAAGCGAACTCCCTAAAACTCTTTTTGAACTACAAAAACTCCCAAAAGAACTTGATAGTATAAAAAAAGAACTAAAACTTTTAAGAAATATATTCGAAAATAAATAGCTGCCTCAAACAATCAGCTTATACCCCACACCCCGCACGTTCACAATCTGCACCTGCGGGTCGTCTTTCAGGTACCGGCGCAACCGGGTGATGAACACATCCAGGCTCCGGCCGTTGAAAAAACTGTCGTTGCCCCACAGATCGAGCAACACGGCGGAGCGTTCCAGCACCTGGTTGCGCTGCTCATACAGCCTTTTCAGCAATTCGGCTTCGCGGTGCGACATGGCTATTTCCTGGCCGTTTAACGCCAGCTTCTGCTTGGGATAATCGAAGTAATAACGGCCAATCGGCAAGCGATCTGGCGCAGCAGTGCGAACCGCCCGGTTGCGGGTCAGAAGGGCTTTAATGCGTACAATCAGCTCGTCGATGCTGAACGGTTTTTTGAGGTAATCGTTGCCGCCCAGCTCAAACCCGCGCACCACATCGGCGGTTTGCGAACGGGCCGTCAGAAAAATAATGGGCACATCAGGATCGGTCTGCCGGATGCGCTCGGCTAGCGTAAACCCGTCGAGCTTGGGCATCATCACATCGGCCACCACCGCATCCGGCGGCTGCTTCCGGAACATGGCATACCCTTCCTCGCCGTCGGCGGCATACAAAACCGTAAAACCCCGTACTTCCAGGCTGTCGCGGACGATCATGCCCAGGGCGAGTTCATCTTCAATGAGTAGTATGGTTGGCATGTTATCAGGAAAGTTGTTTCGCGGAGTGTGGCCGAGGCTTTTGGAGAGAAGCGGAGCCTCGGCTACACTCTTTTACGCTCCGATCAACTCTGCGAAATAGCCTTAATCAGCAAGTTGGAATCCAGATTGTAAATTCGCTCCCCTGCCCCAGCTCACTCGCCACGTGGATGCGGCCACCGTGTTTCTCCACCACCTGCCGGACGTACGACAACCCCAGCCCAAAGCCTTTCACCGGGTGCAGATTACCCGTCGGTACCCGGAAAAACCGCTCGAAAATGGCTTCGTGGTAGGCCTTCGGAATACCGTGGCCGTTGTCCAGCACCGTTAGTTGCCAGCCCTGCTCATCAATCCGGCTGTAAACCCGAATCCGTACCGAATCCGACGAGTACTTGATGGCGTTGTCAATCAGGTTGTTGATCGCGTTTTCCATGTGCAACCGGTCGGCCTGCACCGGCGCGTTTCCCGGTTCGTGTACGACTTCGATCTCGACCGACCGGGCCGGAGCGCCAGCCTGCGCTTTCAACTGCTGGTTTTCCACCACTTCACGGATCAGTCCGGCGGGCCGGAGCCATTCGCGGTGCAGTTCCAGCTCTTTTTTTTCATCAACCGCCATGTTCAGCACCTTTTCGACCAGGTCCGAAAGCCGTTGCAGTTCATTCTTGGAAATGCCCAGATACGTCTGCGTTTTCTGCGGATCGTTCAGCGCGCCAAAATGCTGGAGGGCTTCCACGGCCGCCGACACCGTGGCAATGGGCGTTTTCAACTCGTGGGTCATATTATTAATGAAATCGTTCTTGATTTCCGACAGCTTTTTCTGCTTCAGAATGGTCGACATCGTGTAAAGAAAACACCAGGTCGTCAGGACCAGCAGCAGCGCCGATCCCGCCAGCGTCCCGCTCATCTTCCGCAGAATATAACCCGTCGGGCTTCCGAAAGACGCCTGCAGAAACTGGTTTTTCACCGGGTTAATTGGCATCGGCGCGGTTTTAATGGGCCACTCGGCGGGGTCCTGGCTGTCCATCAGTGTCCGGAACAACTCCGGCTTCAACTGAATTGTGTCCAGTTGGTATACGGCGTACACATCGCGCAGCTGCAATTCCGCCTGGTAGGTTGAATCAAACTTTTTGAGGTTGAAACGGTGTCCGCCCGCCCAATCGACAATCAACCGGTCGGAAATTTTACGGGCCAGGGTGTCGATCAGAATTCGGTGGCGGGGTTGTCGCAGTACGCGCACGTTGATGCGCGGCCCATCGGTCCGGATGAAAATACTGTCATTCAGGTGGTTGACAATCATTCGCTCTGTCGAAGCATCGTCGGACTCCATTTCCCGAAAACGGCGCTGTCCGCGCTTTTTGTCGACGGTAGCTTCGGCCCGAAACAACTGTCGGGCATCGTTGAACTGCTGCTTTTCCACCGCCGAGATGAACGCCCCCCGCACCGTCCGCCGAAACTGCTGCTCGTTGATTTGGTAGCTGGTAAAGAGCCAATACCCCTGAAACGCCACGACGCCCAGGATGCAAACCGTCATCAGGATAAAGATCGACCGAATGCGCTGTTTCATAGGGCTCAAAAATACCCGTTTTTCGGCTGGCTTCCCAAGCTCGTTAACACTGTTTAACACTAAATAACAGTGCTTTACAAGCCCGATCCGCATCTTTGCTCCGTTCTTTTTAATCCATTTTCCGTATGAAGACCTTCCCATTGATCGCCGTTGGGATTTTGGCCGCCCAGACGGCTTTTGCTCAGCCCAAATCCGGCAAAATCACGTATGAAGTCATGCAAAAAGTCGACCTTTCGCAGATGCGGATCGTCATCAACGGGCAGGAAGTCCGGCCGGGCAGCCCCGATGCGCCCGCTGTCGATCTTCCCGAGACCCGGTCTTTCCTCCAGTATTTTGTTTTTGCCGGAAACCACGGCAAGGAAGAACAGGACGGCAGCACGGGCGGTATCACCATCCGGCAGTTTTCTCCAGATAGCGGACCCGAGTCAGGTCCGGGTGGTCCGGAAGGACGGAGAAGCCGGAATTTCAGTGGCCGCCCGTTTGAGCGGAGCGTCTTCATCGATCTCGCGGCCCAAAAAACCGTTGAAGTCGTAACCATTAAAAAAGATTCGGTGACGAAACACTACCAGACCGAGCTACCCCTAAACCGGGCAACGGGTTGGCAGGAATCCGGCAAATCGAAAAAAATTGCGGGTTTCACCTGTCAGAAAGCAACGGTTGCGTACCGAAATGTGACTTATACGGTATGGTACACCACCGACCTGCCTTTTACGTATTCGCCCGTGCCGAGCCTGACGCCCGAAAAAGGCGTGGTACTGCAAATCGAAAGCGATCAGGAAGCGTACAAAGCGACGAAAATTGCGGAGCAAAACGTAGCCGAAAGCGACGTGATGCCGCCCAAAACCGCGCAGATGGTGACGCCCGACGAACTGGCCTTGATCCGGCAGAAAGCAATGGCCGACATGCGTCAGAAAGTAATGAACGACTTCCAGAACCGGAACTAGATTACCGAAACCAAGCCCCCGTATGCGCCAACTTTTCCTTTTCTCCCTGCTTCTGATCAGCGGCACAACCGCAGTGGCTCAATCGCAGGTGCGGGGCCTCGTGGTTGATTCGACCACGCGAAAACCGCTCATGGAAGCCACCGTTTCGCTGCTGTCGGCGCGGGATTCATCGGTGGTTACGTTCATGATCACCAACGGCGAGGGGGCGTTTGCGTTCAATAAAGTGACGGCTGGTAACTACCGCATTCTGATTACGTATGTTGGCTACCGCAACAAATCGAAGCGAATTTCGGTCAGCCCCGACAAGCCGACGCTCGATGCCGGCACGTTTGAACTGATGACTCAGGCCGTTGATCTGCATGAAGTGGTGGTGAAGCAGGAAGCGCCCCCCATCACGATCAAACAGGATACCGTCGAGTTCAACGCCAACTCGTTTAAAACGCAACCCAACGCGATGGTGGAAAGCATGTTGAAGAAACTGCCGGGCGTGGAAGTCGACCGCGACGGCACCATCAAGGCGCAGGGGCAGGAAGTGAAAAAGGTGCTGGTGGACGGCAAACCGTTTTTCGGCGACGACCCGAAAATGGCGACCCGCAACCTCCCCGCCGACATCATCGACAAGGTTCAACTTGTTGATCAGCAATCCGACCAGGCGCAATTTACCGGTATTGATGACGGCAACCGGAACAAAGCCATCAACCTGGTTACGAAGAAAGAAAAGCGCAAAGGCTATTTTGGCCAGCAAACTATCGGCGCTGGCCCCAACGAAACAGACGACATGCGCTATGCCGCCCGGCTGAATCTCAACCGCTTCAACGGTGAGCAGCAGATTTCGATCATCGGTCAGGCCAACAACGTAAATTCGCAGGGTTTTACGGGGCAGAGCATTTTTGGCGGGGGGGCCGGACTGGGCGCCAACTTCGGCGGGGGCGGTATCATCGTTGCGGATGGACGCGGTGGAAGAAGTGGGGGCGGCTTCGGGGGCAGCTCGAACGCCATCACCCGGACGCTCGCCGGGGGGCTGAATTACCGTAATGCCTGGGGCAAGAAAGCGGATCTTTCCGCCAGTTATTTCCTGAACGACCTCCATACCATTACCGATCAGCAAAGCCGTCGGCAGTACGCCCTGCCCGATACTTCTTACCAGGTCAATCAGAACAGCACGTCGCGCAACCAGACCTCCAGCCACCGGTTCAACGTGCGGTTCACTTACCAGCTCGACTCGCTGACGACGCTGCGGATTGAGCCGGGTTTCACGGTGCAAAACTCCTTATTTCAGAGCCTCAACCAGTCGCAGACGCTGACCAGTGACGCCGTTGGTACGGGTGGCCCCGTAGATTCCACCAACCTGATCAACACCAGCCTTACGCGGTACAACTCAACCGGAAACGGGATTTCGGGCAATAATAACGCCCTGCTGATGCGGAAGTTTAAGCGCAAAGGTCGCACGCTTTCGCTCAACTGGAACACGGCCGTCAACAACCAGCGTACGGATGGTATCAACCAATCGACCAACGAATTTTTCGGGCAAACCGGCGGGCGCAATCAAAACATCAACCAACGGAATGAGCAGACCAGTAAGTCGGTCACCAATACCGTTAATCTGGCCTACACCGAGCCGTTGTCGCTGAGCAAATCGCTGGAATTTCATTACAATTATTCCCTGAACCGCAACACCTCCGACCGAACTGTAAACAACTACGATGAATCCACCGGTACCTACTCGGCGTTCAATCCGGCCCTGAGCAACAACTTCGTCAATACCTACCAGACCAACCGCGTGGGGTCGACGCTGCAAACCAAGCGCTTGAAATATACTTACGCCCTTGGTTTCGACGTACAGCAGGCCAGCCTGCGCAGCGACAACCGGACGACAGACACCGAACTGCGGAAGAATTTCACCAACGTGCTGCCGAATGCGGTATTCACGTATACGTTCAGCAAAAGCCGTACTCTGCGACTGAATTACCGCAGCCAGACCCACGCCCCTTCGGTTTCGCAGTTGCAACCCGTGCCCGACAACACCAATCCGCTGAACATCCGGCTGGGAAATCCAAACCTGAAACAGGAGTTTACCCATACCGTCTCACTGAATTACAACAACTTCCAGCAAACGACCTTCCGCTCGGTGTTTGCGATGCTGAACGCCAGCCAGACAAGCAACAAAATCGTCAACGCCACATCATTCAACAAGCAGGGAGCGCAGACTACCCAACCCGTTAACACCAATGGGTATTACAACATGAACGGGTTTCTGACAATCGGTCGGCGGATTCAGCCGTTGAAAGCGAATGTCAACCTGACGAGTCACGTGAATTTTAACCGGGGCGTCAGTCTGGTGAACAGCCAGACCAACCGCTCACAGAACTGGACGCTCAGCCAGGGTGCCCGCATGAATTCGAACTTCAACGAGAAACTGGAGTTTGGCCTGAGCGGAAACATCAGCTACCAGACGGCCCTGTACTCGCTTCAGTCGTCGCAGAACACGGAGTTTTTCAACAAATCGCTCAGCGGGGATCTGTATTATCAATTACCGTTCCGGCTGGTGGTTACGACCGATATCACCTACAACAACTATTCGGGAAAATCGGCGGGGTCGGTGCAGAACTTCGCGCTCTGGAACGTGGCGCTGGCGCGGCAGTTTTTCCGGAATAAACAGGGCGAGTTACGGTTACAGGTATACGACCTGCTGAATCAGAACCGGAGCATCAACCGAAACGTCACCGAAACGTACACGGAAGAAACCACCAGCCGGGTCCTGAACCGGTATTTTCTCTTGACGTTTACCTACAACCTGCGCCGATTTGGCAGCGGCCCGCAAGCCCGTCCGGATCGGGGTCCTTCGTACCAGCCCCGGGATCTGCAACGACCGGGAAGACTGAATTGATTAGTCAGCCTGCGACGGCAGTTTGTTGGACGAACCGGCGTTTTTGCCCTGCCCGATCCTATAGGTCAGCGACAGCAGAATGTTGTTTTTCCCAGTGGCAGACTGGGGTGTAAAAATCCCTTTTTCAAAACTTGCCGGGCTGTAGTTGGTTTGATTGACCCATCCCATTTGTACAATCCAGTGTTTGTCGACCTGGTAGCCAACCCCGCCGTACACCCGGTTTCGCTCGAAGGTGGGGCCTTTGGGGTTGATGAAAATTTCGTCAAAAAGAGACAGAAAAGCCGTCTTGGCCGTAATCGTCGGTTTGTTGAGCGGTATAAACGCGTTCAGCCTGTACCGAATCCGGTTACGGAACGGCGTGGAACCGTCGCGGTTATTGAACCAGCGCTGTTCAATGCGGTACCGTTGTTCGAACTTGATCCGGGAAAGATGCTGGTTGATTACCAATTGCTGCCAGAACCGTTTTTCGGTATTCAGCGGACCGTCCGACAGTTCGCGGAAATCGTACGTGGCGTAGTGACCACCCGCCAGCGTAAAGGTAAAGTGCTGACTTAAATCATAACTGATACCGCCTTTTAATTCCCGGTAGAAAAACTGCTGCATGACGGCATTTCCGCGCGCCTGTACTTCGGCAAAACCACCCCATTTATCACTACCACCCGGTAACTGGACCGTGCCGATAAACCAGGTGCCCCAGGGCGTTGACGGCGTGAGTGACGTTTGAGCGAACGATGTCGAACAAAGAACTAAAAATAAGCTGAGTGTTAAACCAATAACGACTAAGAGCCGCTTCATAGAAGAGATTGAATTGAGTCTTCAAATTTACAATGGCGTAATGAAACCGCTGTAACGTTTACACAATCTTAACAATTTGATAATAATGAAGTAACGATTGAAGCAGTTCGGAAAAACTCAGCGGGAAATCAGGATAAAAATTTGGCAATATCTTTCCGGGACCGTCCAATCATTTATCCGGTCGGAACGGAGTCGTTTTAGACCATTCCTTCAAAATCTCCCGGGCTTATCGTAATTTTGCCTTCAGATGCAGACGACGCCCGTTAAATTTTTGATTCTCCGGTTTTCTTCCATTGGTGACATTGTGTTGACAACGCCGGTTGTTCGGTGCCTGAAACAACAGGTGCCGGGGGCGGAAATCCATTTCTGCACCAAGCGGGCTTACCAGTCGGTTATCGAGTCGAACCCGTACATCGACAAACGGATTTACCTGGGCGACAAGCTGGCCGACCTCATCGGCGACCTGCGGGCCGAGCGCTACGACTACATCATCGACCTGCACAACAACCTCCGTACCCGGATCATCAAGCTCCGGCTGGACCGCCCCTCCTACAGCTTCGACAAGCTGAACTGGGAAAAATGGCTGTACGTGCGCTTCAAGCTCAACACCATGCCGAACGTGCACGTGGTTGACCGGTACATGAAAACCGTTGAAACCTTCGGCGTGGTGAATGACCTAAAAGGGCTGGATTATTTTATACCGTACCGCGACATCGTGGAGCGGGAGTGGCTTCCGGCTTCCCACCGGCGCCAGTTTGTCACCTACGCCATTGGCGGTCAGCACAATACCAAAAAGCTACCCGTAGCCCGGATGATTGAGTTGTGCCGAAAGATAAACTTTCCAATTGTGCTGCTGGGGGGCAAGGAAGACGCGCAGGCGGGGGAAGAAATCCGTCAGGCCCTGGGCGACACGCTGATTTACAACGCCTGCGGCCAATACAACCTCAACCAGTCGGCCTCGCTGCTGGATCAGTCGGCGCTGGTGTTCAGCCACGATACGGGCCTGATGCACATTGCGGCCGCCCTGCGGAAAAAAGTGTACTCGATCTGGGGCAGTACCACGCCCCAACTGGGGATGTACCCCTATAAAACGCAATTTGTTGCCCTCGAAAATAAACCCTTAGGCTGCCGTCCGTGTTCTAAAATTGGGTACGAACGCTGCCCGTTGGGTCATTTCAAATGCATGAACGAACTGCCGTTTGACTTCGATCTGAACGAATTGAAGCGGGGCGCGGGTCCGTCGACACACCGACTGGGTCCGGAACGTTAATTTCTTAATCACATGTCAAAAAAAGTAAACATTGGCCTGGTGCAGATGTCCTGCACGGCCGACCTGGACGCTAATCTCGAAAAAGCCATCAACGGCATCCGGGAAGCAGCCGCCAAAGGAGCGCAGATCGTTTGTTTGCAGGAACTGTTTCGCTCCCTGTATTTTTGTGACGTTGAAGATCACCATAATTTCAGCCTGGCCGAAGCCATCCCCGGTCCCACCACCGACCGGCTGGCCGACGTGGCCCGCGAAACCAATACCGTCATCATTGCGTCGCTGTTCGAGAAACGAACGGCCGGTTTATACCACAACACCACGGCGGTGCTGGATGCCGATGGCACCTACCTGGGCAAATACCGGAAGATGCACATCCCCGACGATCCGGGCTATTACGAGAAGTTTTACTTCACGCCCGGCGATTTAGGCTACAAGGTTTTCGAAACCAAATACGCCAAAATTGGGGTCCTGATTTGCTGGGATCAGTGGTATCCCGAACCCGCCCGGATTACGTCCCTGATGGGTGCCGAAGTTCTTTTTTACCCCACGGCCATTGGCTGGGATACGGAAGAAACCGACCCGAAAGTGAACGAGGAACAATACGGAGCCTGGCAAACCATCCAGCGCAGCCACGCCATTGCCAACGGCATTCACGTGGTTTCGGTCAACCGCGTGGGCACGGAAAACGGACAGCAATTCTGGGGCGGATCGTTCGTGGCCAATCCGCACGGATCACTGCTGTACCTGGCCCCCCACGACCAGGAGGTGGTTCACGTTCAGGAGGTTGATCTGGCCCTGACGGACCGGTACCGGACCACCTGGCCTTATTTCCGGGATCGGCGGATCGATTCGTACCAGCCGATCACCAAACGGTATATTGACGAATGACGAGCCGCATGAAGTTTTTGTTGATTTCATTTGTGGCTGTAACGATGGGCACCGGGTTGTGGTATTTCAAGTACGTGCGCGGCCCGGAACCCATCGTTGTCGTTCATCAGGGCGCCCTCCCTCCTTCTACCGCCCTGACCCCGACGCCCCGACACCCCTTCACGCCCACCACCCGTAAAGGCTTTTGGAATCCGGATGTGGTGGATGATTTCACCCTTCCCGCGACCAAAACCGTTACATTTCATGCCGCCGGCCGGAACCTGCACGTCGATCAGGATTGGTCGAAACTGTTTCGCCGGGGATTTTCGTCCATCGACAAAAGCCGCATGGTACCGGAGGAGTTTCGCAGCCCCTGGAACCCCAAACCGCCCGGCTGGACGAGCCGCCTGAAGCCGTCGCAGCGGGCACTAACCATTGGGCAGGGCTACATGGCCGATCCGCCGTTTAACATTAGCTGGTCGCGGGCGGGCGACAACGCCCCCGGAACCTGGTACATTCGCCCGTGGGGTGACAAGGATTTTAAGAATAGCGTCTCGGTGGCGATGCAGGAACTCAGTGGCGAGTGCGAAAACTTTGGGGACTGCCCGCCCGACAAGCACCTGAACACTTACGGCAAGATTTTCTTCGATATTGAAAACGAAGGACTCAACAACCCCCTAAACCGTCAGGAGCAGGCCAATCTGTACGTCTTTATGATGAAGACGCTCCGGCAGTGGATTAGCCCGTACACCGAGGTAGGGTCCATTGCGCCGGTTCCGCACAACAGTTTCGGTTATTCCCGCGCCCGGGATTACAACGCGTCGCCCGACTGGCTTTGGGACATGCCCGCCCAGCAAACCGACATTTCCCGCCAGCGCGGTATGCCCGACGACATCGTTGGCAAAACTTTCGCGGATTACGCCGATTTCCAGATGCCCGGCACGTATTACCTGTATCCGGAATTTGATTACTCCATTCCGCATACCGACGACGGGGCACGCCACTGGCTGGCAGCTTTGCTGGGCGAACAGGAAGTAAACATGAAGTTGTCGCCTAAAAAACGGATTGCGTGGCACTGGCTGTTCAATACCCAAAGCAGTGATTTTCCGAATAGCGAGAAAGCCAAAAATGCCGCCCCGCCCGCCATTGCCGAAGGAATGGCGGTTTTTTACTGGTTTACGGGGGCCTACGGCGTACTTTTCTGGGATGACGCCAACGATTTGAAACCCGACCAGCCCACGCCCACCGATGTCAACCAGCAGGGGCTGGGCAACGACCGGGTTTATGCCTGCTACGAACACTACCTCCACGGCCTCTGGCGTCTGTTCAAACACCACGGCGACCTGTTCAACGGGCGGGAAAAATACCTGAACGAACAAACCGAGTGTTCCGTCGATGGCGGCAAAACTTGGTACAAATTCAACGCCAATCAGCTCAAAACGGACGAAAAGCCGTTTGTGCGGGCCATCGTCAACGGCAACCAGATTCTGGTGGCGGCTACCCAGCCATACGGCAAAGCGGGTGAGCGCAAGTCGGTGATGCTGCGGTATGTTGAGGACGGTTACCAGTTTTACACAACCATCGACCTGGCCGGTGACGAAATTTTTCTGGGCCGGGCTACCATGCCCAAAGCCGTCGGAGCGCGCAAAAAAGTTTAAAAGAACACGGCTTTTACAGCTCGTTATCGCACAAAAAGCCGGAAAAACCGGCTTTTTGTGCGATAACGCAGTTCGGCCCGGTTTTTATCCTTACAGGCCATCAGGGAACCGTTTGGCTTAAAACAGTTATAGTATCATCGCGCAGCTTTCTAGTATTGTAGCGTCTTTCATCCGCGCGAGCGAACGTTTTAACGAAAACACGATGGCAGAACAAGAAACAAATTCCGGGCTGGAGGGCTTCGGAAAAAAACTTTTAAGTCTCTTTATCAAAGACGCTCCGGAAAATCAGCCGAGACCGATCCCCTCTGCGCCCCAAAACAATCCGGTTACCGCGCCGGTTTCGCAAAATGCGCCGGTTTCGGCACCCGTGACTCCGGTCATGCCGTCGCCAACGCCCCCAGCGGAAGGTTCGGTCGACACCAGGTTTGTCGATCACTTCGCGTCGGTGTTGTCGAAGGCCAACCAGCCGGGACCGGATTACTTTGAGTTTCGGGAAACCCTGAAAAACCTGTCGAATCTCAACCTGAGCGAAGACCAGCAGTACCAGGCGGCCTGGGCCAGCTTCCGGGCCATGGGCGGCTCGGCGGACGTTTCGGCGCTGATCAATTCGGCCAATCAGTACCTGACGGCGCTCAACAACGACCAGCAGGCTTTCTCCCGAACCGTCGATTCGGCGGTGAACGAAAAAGTCGGCGGCCTGTCGAACGAACAGAAACAGTTACAGGCAGAAAACGAGCAGATTGCCAAACAGATTCTGGAGCTTCAGCGCAAGATCGACGCCAACAACGGGCGGCTGGCGCAGATTGGGGGCGAAATTGACGAGCAAAGCCGCAAAATTGCCCAGAACAAAGGCAATTACGAGGCCACGCTGGCCGTGTTCGTCGGGCAGATCAAGCGGGATTTGCTAAAACTCGGAGAATATATTAAGCAATAGTCAACAGTTTATAGTTTTTCGTATACTTGGCGGTTTATAAAAAAATGGCCCTGGAAAAACGAAAGGCGAATTTTATAAAACCTTAAACTTCAACTTACAGCATGGCATCAACACCTGATTTTTCACAAGTGGGTGGCCGAACCGACGACGGCGACAAGCGCTCGTTTTGGAGCCGCCCGGAAGGCCTCACCGGCATGTTTTTTCTGGCCGCCATCGGTGCGCTGGGCTTGGTCTACTTCAATCGGATAGTCGAATTTCTGATTCGGGTGACCGAAAATACGCTGTACCTGGCGGGTTTGCTGGCCGTACTGGGCCTCCTGATCTTTCTGTTTACCAGCAAGGACGTTCGGACGGCGGTTTTCTTCCTGTACAAAACGCTGATGCGTAAGCTGACGGGCGTTGTCATCCAGCTCGACCCCATTGCGATCATGAAGATTTACGTGGACGACCTGAAGGATAAACGGCGGAAGATGCAGGGTCAGATTGACACGCTGGCCGGACAACTGGTGAAGCTGAACCGGAAGATTGCCGAAAACAACGAAAACATCAAGCAGAAATTCGCCGAAGCCAACAAAGCCAACAACATGGCCGACCGCCCCGGTATGCGCGAAGCCGCCCAGCTGGCCACCATCGAAGGCGCCGGTTTGCAGGAAATGAACGAAAAGCTGCAACCCCTCCAGCGGAACATGCGGACGGTGCTGGAGTTTATGGAAAAGGTGAACAAAAGCGCCGACTACATCATCAAGGAAACCGAAATCAAGGTCAAACTGAAGGAAGCCGAATACCAGATTGTCAAGGAAAGCTCCAACGCGCTGCGGACCGCCATCAGCATCTTCAAGGGAAATCCGGACAAGAAGTTTTACTTCGACGAGTCGATGGAGTACATTCAGGATGACATGAGCAAAAAACTGGGCGAAATGAAGCGGGCGATGGATATGTCGATGGACTTCATCAACTCGGTGGACATCCAGAACGGTATTCTGTCGGACAAAGGGCAGGCGCTGCTGGAAGCCTACAACCACGGTGAATTTAAAATCATCCAGACTACCGATACGACTCCGCCCCCGGTGCCCGGCCGTTCCATCAATCCGCCCAAAGACGAAGGCTACC
This Larkinella insperata DNA region includes the following protein-coding sequences:
- a CDS encoding response regulator transcription factor, producing MPTILLIEDELALGMIVRDSLEVRGFTVLYAADGEEGYAMFRKQPPDAVVADVMMPKLDGFTLAERIRQTDPDVPIIFLTARSQTADVVRGFELGGNDYLKKPFSIDELIVRIKALLTRNRAVRTAAPDRLPIGRYYFDYPKQKLALNGQEIAMSHREAELLKRLYEQRNQVLERSAVLLDLWGNDSFFNGRSLDVFITRLRRYLKDDPQVQIVNVRGVGYKLIV
- a CDS encoding sensor histidine kinase; translated protein: MKQRIRSIFILMTVCILGVVAFQGYWLFTSYQINEQQFRRTVRGAFISAVEKQQFNDARQLFRAEATVDKKRGQRRFREMESDDASTERMIVNHLNDSIFIRTDGPRINVRVLRQPRHRILIDTLARKISDRLIVDWAGGHRFNLKKFDSTYQAELQLRDVYAVYQLDTIQLKPELFRTLMDSQDPAEWPIKTAPMPINPVKNQFLQASFGSPTGYILRKMSGTLAGSALLLVLTTWCFLYTMSTILKQKKLSEIKNDFINNMTHELKTPIATVSAAVEALQHFGALNDPQKTQTYLGISKNELQRLSDLVEKVLNMAVDEKKELELHREWLRPAGLIREVVENQQLKAQAGAPARSVEIEVVHEPGNAPVQADRLHMENAINNLIDNAIKYSSDSVRIRVYSRIDEQGWQLTVLDNGHGIPKAYHEAIFERFFRVPTGNLHPVKGFGLGLSYVRQVVEKHGGRIHVASELGQGSEFTIWIPTC
- a CDS encoding GLPGLI family protein, whose product is MKTFPLIAVGILAAQTAFAQPKSGKITYEVMQKVDLSQMRIVINGQEVRPGSPDAPAVDLPETRSFLQYFVFAGNHGKEEQDGSTGGITIRQFSPDSGPESGPGGPEGRRSRNFSGRPFERSVFIDLAAQKTVEVVTIKKDSVTKHYQTELPLNRATGWQESGKSKKIAGFTCQKATVAYRNVTYTVWYTTDLPFTYSPVPSLTPEKGVVLQIESDQEAYKATKIAEQNVAESDVMPPKTAQMVTPDELALIRQKAMADMRQKVMNDFQNRN
- a CDS encoding outer membrane beta-barrel protein, whose product is MRQLFLFSLLLISGTTAVAQSQVRGLVVDSTTRKPLMEATVSLLSARDSSVVTFMITNGEGAFAFNKVTAGNYRILITYVGYRNKSKRISVSPDKPTLDAGTFELMTQAVDLHEVVVKQEAPPITIKQDTVEFNANSFKTQPNAMVESMLKKLPGVEVDRDGTIKAQGQEVKKVLVDGKPFFGDDPKMATRNLPADIIDKVQLVDQQSDQAQFTGIDDGNRNKAINLVTKKEKRKGYFGQQTIGAGPNETDDMRYAARLNLNRFNGEQQISIIGQANNVNSQGFTGQSIFGGGAGLGANFGGGGIIVADGRGGRSGGGFGGSSNAITRTLAGGLNYRNAWGKKADLSASYFLNDLHTITDQQSRRQYALPDTSYQVNQNSTSRNQTSSHRFNVRFTYQLDSLTTLRIEPGFTVQNSLFQSLNQSQTLTSDAVGTGGPVDSTNLINTSLTRYNSTGNGISGNNNALLMRKFKRKGRTLSLNWNTAVNNQRTDGINQSTNEFFGQTGGRNQNINQRNEQTSKSVTNTVNLAYTEPLSLSKSLEFHYNYSLNRNTSDRTVNNYDESTGTYSAFNPALSNNFVNTYQTNRVGSTLQTKRLKYTYALGFDVQQASLRSDNRTTDTELRKNFTNVLPNAVFTYTFSKSRTLRLNYRSQTHAPSVSQLQPVPDNTNPLNIRLGNPNLKQEFTHTVSLNYNNFQQTTFRSVFAMLNASQTSNKIVNATSFNKQGAQTTQPVNTNGYYNMNGFLTIGRRIQPLKANVNLTSHVNFNRGVSLVNSQTNRSQNWTLSQGARMNSNFNEKLEFGLSGNISYQTALYSLQSSQNTEFFNKSLSGDLYYQLPFRLVVTTDITYNNYSGKSAGSVQNFALWNVALARQFFRNKQGELRLQVYDLLNQNRSINRNVTETYTEETTSRVLNRYFLLTFTYNLRRFGSGPQARPDRGPSYQPRDLQRPGRLN